CAGAGGTTCTCGGAGAGGGCGGCAAAGTCATGCTGCCTCCACTTCTCACCAAGCTTCAGCATGGCATTCTCGACTTTGCCACGAATTGCGATACCCTTTGGATCAGCTGCCGATGTGGCGACAGCTCCTGCAGCCTCTGCCTTGCTGACGAGATCGGCCCCCTTCTCAGAACAGACCTCAACGAAGGTTGCCTTACCGGCCTTGTCACCGACGACACCCCAGTTTCCACAGGCGAGATCTGCCTGGCGGGGAACTTTGTACTGGCACCGGCGGCAGTTGCTCCTCCGGCCATAGCCTTCCTCTTCAAGCTCATCGATGGAGATGCCCTTGTGGGCGCCATCCTTTGTGATGACGATGAACTGACCCTTGTCGATCTCCTCTTTCACAACATCAGAGGGATCAAGGTTAAACTTCTCCTTGATCATCTTCCGAGCACTCACAGGAGCGATTGATCCTCCACAATTAAGGCCGATCAGAACAAGGTTGTCAAGGTTGACCTGGTTTCTCCGTGCAAGCTCGAGGAGACCCATCATATCACAGCCCTTCACCGGGAGGGCGAGCTTTTTGTTGTTTGCTCCCTCCGCATATTTTGTGAGGATCTTTGAGAGGAGGAGGGTTCCACAGTGGAGTGAGCCTGCTCCTTTCTCAACATCAGCCGGATCGGTGACGATCTCGACACTGGCGTC
The sequence above is drawn from the Methanocalculus alkaliphilus genome and encodes:
- a CDS encoding Coenzyme F420 hydrogenase/dehydrogenase, beta subunit C-terminal domain — protein: MVAKGDMIYAWASDAACLEKGECGGAVTALLKYALDSRMVDGVLAVKKGADIYDASVEIVTDPADVEKGAGSLHCGTLLLSKILTKYAEGANNKKLALPVKGCDMMGLLELARRNQVNLDNLVLIGLNCGGSIAPVSARKMIKEKFNLDPSDVVKEEIDKGQFIVITKDGAHKGISIDELEEEGYGRRSNCRRCQYKVPRQADLACGNWGVVGDKAGKATFVEVCSEKGADLVSKAEAAGAVATSAADPKGIAIRGKVENAMLKLGEKWRQHDFAALSENLWDDIQKETSRCIKCYSCIESCPVCLPKEEELKRATTMVPTGQIPPNPMFHMRRLAHISDSCINCGQCEELCPMDIPLALYSHAVRAEADATYLPKLGDAPYKN